A stretch of Imperialibacter roseus DNA encodes these proteins:
- a CDS encoding ArsR family transcriptional regulator — protein MLEPLITSKTRLKLLLKFFSNSNTQSYLRSLADEFNESTNAVRVELNRLSDAGFLQSQTRGNTIVYQANKLHPLFPEITGIVSKYLGLDRLAEHVIDQLGDLQHAWVVGDYALGKDTGLIDLVLVGNVDRQYLETLIVKAEGLIHRKIRTLVLDSHELPLFEKELRLTQAIILFTR, from the coding sequence ATGCTTGAACCGCTGATTACATCTAAGACCAGGCTGAAGCTTCTTTTGAAATTCTTCAGCAACTCAAATACCCAGAGCTATCTGCGTAGCTTGGCCGATGAATTTAACGAGTCAACAAATGCTGTTCGGGTAGAGTTGAATCGACTTTCAGACGCTGGCTTTTTACAAAGCCAAACCCGTGGCAATACAATCGTGTACCAGGCGAACAAGCTCCATCCTCTTTTTCCTGAGATTACCGGTATCGTAAGTAAATACCTTGGGCTCGACAGATTGGCCGAACATGTGATTGATCAACTTGGCGATCTGCAGCATGCGTGGGTAGTTGGTGATTATGCACTAGGCAAAGATACCGGGCTGATAGATTTGGTTCTTGTTGGAAACGTTGACCGACAGTATCTTGAAACGCTCATAGTAAAAGCGGAAGGGCTGATTCATCGAAAAATAAGAACCCTTGTGCTGGATTCTCATGAGCTGCCTCTTTTTGAAAAGGAATTGAGGCTAACCCAGGCGATAATTTTATTTACAAGATAG
- a CDS encoding ABC transporter permease — MDVWRYRDLLLMFVKRDFISLYKQTILGPLWFLIQPIFTMTVYVIIFGGFAKIPTEGVPAPLFYLLGILTWTYFLDCLNKTSNVFRENQSIFGKVYFPRLIMPLSIVMSSLVRFSIQLFLFLLVFIYFWFTGSDIGPNSYIFIFPILILFVACLGMGLGMIVSAMTTKYRDIAYLVAFGSQLLMYATPVVYPLSFVPEKYKPIIAANPMTQVIEGARFGLLGKGHFELMNLLYLGVISVVVLFIGILTFKKVEKTFVDTI, encoded by the coding sequence ATGGACGTGTGGAGATACCGGGATTTACTCCTGATGTTTGTCAAGCGGGACTTTATTTCGTTGTATAAACAGACAATCCTAGGACCACTTTGGTTTCTGATTCAGCCGATTTTTACAATGACGGTTTACGTGATCATTTTTGGTGGATTTGCCAAAATACCGACCGAAGGAGTGCCGGCACCTTTGTTCTACTTATTAGGAATTTTGACTTGGACCTACTTCTTAGACTGCCTTAACAAGACTTCCAACGTATTTCGTGAAAACCAATCAATTTTCGGAAAAGTATATTTTCCAAGACTCATAATGCCCCTAAGCATCGTGATGTCAAGCTTGGTTAGGTTTAGCATTCAGTTGTTTCTTTTTCTTTTAGTGTTCATTTATTTTTGGTTCACAGGATCTGATATAGGACCAAATTCATACATCTTCATTTTTCCAATTCTTATTTTGTTCGTTGCCTGCCTTGGTATGGGCCTGGGAATGATCGTGTCTGCGATGACAACCAAGTATAGAGACATAGCATATCTAGTTGCTTTTGGGTCGCAGCTTTTGATGTACGCTACGCCAGTTGTCTATCCTTTATCCTTTGTTCCAGAAAAATACAAACCAATAATAGCCGCCAATCCCATGACACAGGTAATTGAGGGTGCAAGGTTTGGCTTACTTGGAAAGGGCCATTTTGAACTCATGAATCTTCTTTATCTAGGCGTAATTTCTGTAGTCGTGCTCTTTATTGGTATACTGACCTTTAAGAAAGTAGAAAAAACCTTTGTTGATACCATATGA
- a CDS encoding ABC transporter ATP-binding protein: MSDVVIDVKGLGKAYQLGQFSTGTLANDIKRWWALSRGKEDPFLKIGEANDRSKKGDSDIVWSLKDIGFDIKQGDSVGIIGRNGAGKSTLLKVLSHVTSPTTGIVKVKGRIASLLEVGTGFHPELTGRENIFLNGAILGMSKVEIKSKFDEIVDFSGVERYIDTPVKRYSSGMYVRLAFAVAAHLESEILIVDEVLAVGDAEFQKKCLGKMGHISKGEGRTVLFVSHNMSAVTNLCTQGIVLKNGQMEFDGSIQGAMQSYLQQFSESQTQVNYTPETGPGNESAKLLMAKVSGAKKKDVLRINEGLLLEFELAVNKQFSGEYLDITYHLVDELGNLVFVATTDSHIDCKGKFKAAASCVIPPNLMNTGIYNISRLLLVRNKGQVLTEFNDVIQFELVEQEKQELGWRGQKEGIIKPDLEWVIN; encoded by the coding sequence ATGAGTGATGTTGTAATCGACGTAAAGGGCCTTGGAAAGGCTTACCAGCTTGGACAATTTAGTACTGGTACATTAGCTAACGATATTAAACGATGGTGGGCTCTTTCACGTGGCAAAGAGGATCCGTTTTTGAAAATTGGAGAGGCAAATGATAGAAGCAAAAAGGGAGATTCTGATATAGTTTGGAGCCTTAAGGACATTGGCTTCGATATTAAACAGGGTGACTCGGTCGGTATCATTGGCCGAAATGGCGCAGGAAAAAGCACACTATTGAAAGTTCTATCGCACGTAACATCTCCCACAACAGGAATTGTGAAAGTCAAAGGTAGAATTGCCAGCTTGCTGGAAGTCGGTACGGGTTTCCATCCTGAATTGACAGGCAGAGAGAATATTTTTCTGAACGGTGCCATTCTCGGGATGAGCAAAGTCGAAATAAAGTCGAAATTTGACGAGATAGTTGATTTTTCTGGAGTCGAACGATATATAGATACTCCGGTTAAACGCTATTCTTCTGGGATGTATGTTCGTTTGGCATTTGCCGTTGCAGCTCATTTAGAAAGTGAAATTTTAATAGTCGATGAGGTTTTGGCTGTTGGTGACGCAGAGTTCCAAAAGAAGTGTTTGGGTAAAATGGGGCACATAAGCAAAGGAGAAGGCCGAACTGTTCTTTTCGTAAGCCACAACATGAGTGCGGTAACTAATTTGTGCACACAGGGCATCGTGCTTAAAAACGGCCAAATGGAATTCGATGGGTCAATCCAAGGGGCTATGCAAAGTTATTTGCAGCAATTCTCTGAATCTCAAACCCAAGTGAACTACACACCAGAAACCGGGCCTGGCAATGAGTCCGCCAAATTATTAATGGCTAAAGTCTCGGGCGCAAAAAAGAAGGATGTTTTAAGAATAAATGAAGGATTGCTGCTTGAATTTGAGCTGGCTGTAAACAAGCAATTCTCAGGGGAGTATCTGGATATTACTTATCATTTAGTAGACGAACTAGGTAACCTAGTTTTTGTAGCTACTACAGACTCTCACATTGACTGTAAAGGAAAGTTTAAAGCTGCTGCATCGTGTGTTATCCCACCAAATCTTATGAATACTGGCATTTACAATATTAGCCGACTATTGTTAGTTAGGAATAAAGGTCAGGTGCTAACTGAGTTTAATGACGTTATTCAGTTCGAACTAGTTGAACAAGAAAAACAGGAGCTTGGTTGGCGTGGTCAAAAAGAAGGGATTATAAAACCAGACCTTGAATGGGTCATCAATTGA
- a CDS encoding SLBB domain-containing protein: MVLTESRKKPSKSLGIRVLFISTIVFLICNIAIIRTCESQSLNDLGTVKVDQLTDRQLENLLDKAESLGISNDQLYALAGQRGMPPSELSRLRRRLDPLSLRRQRRQERTRSAQDELRSALQYGGEDLFESIAARDSLGYDLTILEKKIFGYSIFHQKALNFSPNLNMPTPKNYTLGPGDEVAISIFGGTNDNFKEVITPDGFIQLKLVGLVSLSGLTIEKAENFLKSRLGDYYGGLKGDRPNTFLSLTVANIRSIKVNMVGELKNPGTYTMPSFAKVFNALYAAGGPTPNGTLRHIQVYRANKLVTEVDVYQFITKGQSESNITLEDNDVILLRPVTRRVEVSGAVRIEGLFEVKPDESFSDLLHFAGGFNQKAFKDNVTVSRYGETQKRVETISKEAYDTFKPADGDVVYVGEIEDRFINRVQVSGAVLRPGHYELKEGMTVRSLVEIAGGLRGDAFVKRSTLYRTALNFTLQAKSIDLGSIMKGDSEDILLQNEDLINIPSLYDLREEYYVQISGEVNKSGPYPYADDMSVGDLIIAAGGFKESATASSIEIARRTNNEVGGNIAEIITVQLNRDLSFNGDEEATRLRPFDHVFIRRSPSYQEQKMVTIEGEVFYPGDFALESVTMRISDLVRRAGGPNQFAYPKGATLLRRTEFYEEELEKDQINQLGELQRNTVREGVDNPESERLLLQRVNTRIREGKENLLEQELEKDDQTLAEEARKERLLLRGDLKQKELKETELVGINLDMILENPGSKYDLILQEGDIVTVPKELQTIRLRGEVLYPTTTRYEKGRGLKSYIGKAGGFTQLSSRKSTYVVYANGDVKRTRRFIGVKFYPGLEPGAEIIVPEAAARRKLSAGEVISLSTSFLILYSLLNSTFPELFN, translated from the coding sequence ATGGTGTTAACAGAAAGCAGAAAAAAACCGTCGAAATCTCTCGGAATCAGGGTTTTGTTTATTTCAACTATAGTATTCCTCATCTGCAACATAGCTATAATTCGTACTTGTGAGTCACAGTCGCTCAACGACCTTGGCACTGTTAAAGTGGATCAGCTGACGGATCGTCAGCTTGAGAACCTACTCGATAAGGCAGAGTCGTTAGGGATTTCTAATGACCAATTGTACGCCTTAGCAGGGCAGCGGGGAATGCCTCCAAGTGAGCTCTCGAGGCTACGCCGAAGACTAGACCCCTTAAGCCTGAGGCGTCAGCGAAGACAAGAAAGAACGAGATCGGCGCAAGATGAACTCCGAAGTGCGCTGCAGTACGGGGGAGAGGATTTATTCGAATCAATAGCGGCCAGGGACAGTTTGGGCTATGACTTGACAATTCTGGAAAAGAAAATTTTTGGGTATTCAATTTTTCATCAAAAAGCACTTAATTTTTCCCCTAACCTCAATATGCCGACTCCAAAGAATTACACTCTAGGCCCTGGAGACGAGGTGGCTATTTCTATTTTCGGAGGCACTAACGACAACTTTAAAGAAGTAATCACTCCCGATGGCTTTATTCAGCTAAAGTTGGTAGGGCTGGTGTCACTTTCCGGACTTACAATAGAAAAAGCTGAGAATTTTTTGAAATCCAGACTTGGTGACTATTATGGAGGGCTCAAGGGAGACAGACCAAACACTTTTCTTTCACTTACTGTTGCAAATATAAGGAGTATCAAAGTGAATATGGTAGGTGAGTTGAAAAACCCAGGCACATATACTATGCCATCATTTGCAAAGGTATTTAATGCCCTTTACGCAGCCGGGGGGCCAACTCCAAATGGAACTCTTAGGCATATTCAGGTCTACAGAGCAAATAAGTTAGTCACGGAGGTCGACGTTTATCAATTTATTACCAAAGGGCAATCCGAAAGTAATATCACGTTGGAAGACAATGATGTGATTCTCCTGAGGCCAGTAACACGTCGAGTGGAAGTTAGTGGTGCGGTTCGAATCGAAGGATTGTTCGAGGTCAAACCCGATGAATCATTTTCTGACCTGTTACACTTCGCTGGAGGCTTTAATCAAAAAGCATTCAAGGACAACGTGACGGTGTCAAGATACGGTGAAACTCAGAAAAGGGTTGAAACGATTAGCAAAGAGGCTTATGATACATTCAAGCCAGCCGATGGAGATGTCGTTTATGTTGGCGAAATAGAAGATCGTTTCATTAACCGGGTACAGGTTTCCGGTGCGGTGTTGCGCCCCGGTCATTACGAGTTAAAGGAAGGCATGACAGTTCGAAGTCTTGTTGAAATTGCTGGCGGCTTGAGAGGTGATGCCTTTGTGAAACGATCCACCCTTTACAGGACAGCTTTAAACTTTACACTTCAGGCTAAATCAATAGATCTTGGGTCAATTATGAAAGGCGATTCTGAAGATATTCTTTTGCAAAATGAGGATCTTATCAATATTCCAAGTCTATATGACCTAAGGGAAGAGTATTATGTTCAGATAAGTGGTGAGGTCAACAAGAGTGGCCCTTATCCCTATGCGGACGATATGTCGGTTGGAGATCTTATCATTGCAGCCGGTGGATTCAAGGAGTCGGCCACAGCAAGTTCCATTGAGATCGCCAGGCGGACGAATAACGAAGTGGGAGGAAATATTGCGGAGATTATCACAGTGCAACTTAACAGAGATCTCAGCTTTAATGGGGATGAAGAAGCCACGAGACTGAGACCTTTTGATCATGTGTTTATAAGAAGAAGCCCAAGCTACCAGGAGCAAAAGATGGTTACTATTGAGGGTGAGGTTTTTTACCCGGGTGATTTTGCCCTTGAGTCCGTTACAATGAGAATATCTGACCTCGTAAGGCGGGCCGGAGGCCCAAATCAATTTGCCTATCCGAAGGGTGCTACACTCTTGAGAAGAACAGAATTTTATGAGGAGGAGCTCGAAAAAGACCAGATTAATCAACTCGGAGAACTCCAGCGAAATACTGTGAGGGAGGGCGTCGACAATCCGGAGAGTGAGAGGTTACTATTGCAAAGGGTAAATACCAGGATTCGTGAGGGCAAGGAGAATCTGCTTGAACAAGAGCTGGAAAAGGATGATCAGACCCTGGCAGAAGAGGCCCGAAAGGAACGGCTGCTATTAAGAGGAGATTTGAAACAGAAAGAGCTCAAGGAAACTGAACTGGTTGGCATTAACCTCGATATGATCCTTGAAAACCCTGGATCTAAATATGACTTAATTTTGCAAGAGGGAGACATTGTTACAGTTCCAAAAGAGTTGCAAACAATAAGACTTCGGGGAGAAGTCCTGTATCCAACGACTACCAGGTATGAGAAAGGGCGAGGCCTCAAGAGCTACATAGGCAAGGCCGGTGGCTTCACACAGCTCTCCAGCCGAAAGTCAACCTATGTGGTATATGCCAATGGAGATGTAAAGAGAACGAGGCGCTTTATAGGGGTCAAGTTTTATCCGGGCCTAGAGCCAGGAGCTGAAATCATTGTTCCGGAGGCCGCAGCGAGACGAAAGCTCAGCGCTGGAGAGGTCATCAGTTTGTCAACCAGCTTCCTTATCTTATACTCTCTTTTGAATTCCACATTCCCAGAACTGTTCAACTAA
- the gmd gene encoding GDP-mannose 4,6-dehydratase encodes MKTALITGITGQDGAYLAELLLSKGYLVHGIKRRASLFNTDRIDHLYQDPHVDHPKLILHYGDMTDSMNLTRIIQETQPDEIYNLAAMSHVKVSFDTPEYTANADGIGTLRILEAVRLLGLEGKTRIYQASTSELYGLVQQVPQSETTPFYPRSPYAVAKLYAYWITVNYREAYNMFACNGILFNHESPLRGETFVTRKITRAVAKIVLGLQQDLFVGNLDARRDWGHAKDYVEAMWRILQQDVAEDYVIATGVTTSVRDFIKMSFAHVGLNLVFHGNGLNEVGVLESMDSDTLMKKVGNSDLPEGLKLGDTLVKVDPRYFRPTEVELLIGDPAKAHSKLGWKPKYQLEGLVEEMMDSDVKLFQRDIHLISAGHKVLKQVE; translated from the coding sequence ATGAAAACTGCATTAATTACGGGAATTACCGGTCAGGACGGAGCTTACCTGGCAGAGTTGCTTCTGTCAAAAGGCTACCTTGTCCATGGCATCAAAAGGCGTGCATCGCTTTTTAACACAGACAGGATAGATCATCTGTATCAAGACCCCCATGTTGACCATCCAAAGCTTATTTTGCACTATGGTGATATGACAGATTCCATGAATCTGACAAGAATCATACAAGAGACGCAACCAGATGAAATATATAATTTGGCGGCAATGAGCCATGTGAAAGTGAGTTTTGATACACCAGAATACACTGCAAATGCGGACGGCATTGGGACGCTGAGGATTCTTGAGGCCGTAAGGCTTCTCGGTCTTGAAGGTAAAACAAGAATATATCAAGCGTCCACTTCTGAATTGTATGGATTGGTGCAACAAGTGCCTCAGTCAGAGACGACACCTTTTTACCCAAGGTCTCCGTATGCAGTTGCCAAACTTTATGCCTATTGGATAACTGTGAACTACAGGGAAGCATATAATATGTTTGCGTGCAATGGAATTCTATTCAATCATGAGTCCCCCCTTCGTGGCGAAACCTTCGTTACTCGCAAAATCACACGAGCCGTTGCTAAGATCGTTCTTGGTTTACAGCAAGACTTATTCGTTGGTAACCTTGATGCGAGAAGAGACTGGGGACATGCCAAAGACTATGTTGAAGCTATGTGGAGAATTCTTCAACAGGACGTTGCCGAGGACTATGTGATTGCCACCGGGGTTACTACGAGTGTAAGAGACTTTATTAAAATGTCGTTTGCTCACGTTGGGCTTAACCTGGTTTTTCATGGAAATGGCCTAAATGAGGTTGGAGTTCTTGAATCAATGGATTCTGATACATTGATGAAGAAAGTTGGGAATTCAGATCTCCCAGAAGGATTAAAATTAGGGGACACTCTGGTAAAAGTAGATCCACGATATTTTAGGCCAACTGAAGTTGAACTTCTCATTGGAGACCCTGCAAAGGCTCATAGCAAGTTGGGGTGGAAGCCGAAATATCAATTGGAAGGTCTGGTGGAAGAAATGATGGATTCGGATGTTAAGCTTTTTCAAAGAGACATCCATTTGATTAGTGCAGGACACAAGGTTTTAAAACAGGTAGAGTAA
- a CDS encoding GumC domain-containing protein: MSFLRPKRRVSIKDTFAGEEISLISIFWLIYERKLFILGGMAVFLVAGIITARTTPTEYEAKVEILSEGSEDGSFGGLSDLIGLAGVRGNSRRGSASAGGVDADMFPQIISSTPFLLSLLDEQFQFKKPKKKLSVYEYFATPRPKPFFPRAWDYVKDLPANIKILFGLAKEKPLKIPKRKKTEIKGYPTILRLNGFEKRAIGELKKRINISSSGRIITLTVKVPEPEVAAQFNTVVLARLIEYLSAYKTEKLVSDLQFIRQSQAEAEAKYLQAQRELAFFRDTHQGRLTKIEETREQQLQFNYQLVNGLYVTLTNQLQQAEIQVKKETPFFSDFEPVTIPGSPSEPKPSKIVTLYTGLGAAVGLLFILGSIVIGYFKESRASVETGHDTTNAYTSLE; this comes from the coding sequence ATGAGTTTTTTACGCCCTAAACGTAGAGTAAGTATCAAGGACACTTTTGCTGGCGAAGAAATTTCGTTGATCAGTATCTTTTGGCTTATCTACGAGCGAAAGTTGTTCATTCTCGGTGGGATGGCCGTTTTTTTAGTCGCTGGTATTATTACCGCCAGGACAACACCTACAGAATATGAAGCAAAGGTGGAAATACTGTCTGAGGGGAGTGAAGATGGCTCCTTTGGTGGGCTCAGTGATTTAATTGGGTTGGCGGGAGTTAGAGGTAATTCACGCAGGGGTTCGGCCAGTGCCGGGGGGGTAGATGCTGATATGTTTCCGCAGATTATCTCAAGTACACCATTCTTACTATCATTACTCGATGAGCAGTTTCAATTCAAAAAACCGAAAAAGAAGCTTTCAGTGTATGAGTATTTTGCAACTCCAAGGCCTAAACCCTTTTTTCCTAGGGCTTGGGATTATGTTAAAGACCTTCCAGCTAACATCAAAATTCTGTTTGGATTAGCAAAAGAAAAGCCACTCAAAATTCCAAAAAGGAAAAAGACAGAGATAAAAGGCTATCCAACAATTTTAAGGCTAAACGGTTTCGAAAAAAGGGCAATAGGAGAGTTAAAAAAACGCATCAATATTAGTAGCAGCGGCAGAATCATTACCTTAACGGTAAAAGTGCCCGAGCCTGAAGTTGCCGCGCAATTTAACACGGTAGTGCTGGCCAGGCTAATTGAATATCTTTCGGCCTACAAAACCGAGAAGCTTGTGAGCGACCTCCAGTTCATCAGGCAGAGCCAGGCTGAAGCCGAGGCCAAGTATCTTCAGGCACAGAGAGAGTTGGCGTTTTTTCGAGACACTCATCAAGGGAGATTAACTAAAATAGAGGAAACCAGAGAGCAGCAACTACAGTTTAATTATCAGTTGGTAAATGGGCTCTACGTTACTTTGACGAATCAGTTACAACAAGCTGAAATTCAGGTAAAAAAGGAGACGCCTTTTTTCTCAGATTTTGAACCAGTCACTATTCCCGGCAGCCCTTCTGAGCCAAAGCCAAGCAAAATTGTTACTCTCTATACCGGGCTAGGGGCTGCAGTTGGGCTTTTGTTTATTCTGGGGAGTATTGTTATTGGGTATTTCAAGGAATCCAGAGCCAGTGTTGAAACAGGACATGATACTACCAATGCTTACACTTCTTTGGAATAA